Proteins encoded by one window of Paenibacillus urinalis:
- a CDS encoding DUF1835 domain-containing protein, whose translation MTEQHVHLMFGMSEQGVMKAALHKAEIRHSHKVLSFNDWFAYGPLSGIDLTDGENSRISWMSQRLSNYDKLYTYNPEHQIGTVIKAIKSIPEGSRITIWHGDHAHDQIGLRFAVYLLQDREVQIVLNNVAEEYQTLFLSEASDIEAENKMPVLLPVNLAQLKKEHFIPMLGRLEQKVSLNSEQRIQLTKDWQDLSLKDLPLRLWENNQFRCSDENALDDIIDEVVTELGLQFDDHYVPASKVVAEVLVKLHRYYLRKDFLEFRLRSLIETKKLQFKGAPGQLHRYSVKTG comes from the coding sequence ATGACGGAGCAGCATGTTCATTTAATGTTTGGGATGTCAGAGCAGGGAGTCATGAAAGCTGCATTACATAAAGCGGAAATTCGTCATTCACACAAAGTACTTTCGTTTAATGACTGGTTTGCATATGGCCCACTGTCTGGCATTGATCTTACAGATGGAGAGAATAGCCGTATATCGTGGATGTCCCAGCGATTGTCCAATTATGACAAACTGTATACGTACAATCCCGAGCATCAGATTGGAACAGTCATCAAAGCAATCAAGTCGATTCCGGAGGGAAGCAGAATTACGATCTGGCACGGAGATCACGCACATGATCAGATTGGTTTGCGATTTGCGGTTTATTTGTTACAGGATCGGGAAGTACAGATCGTATTGAATAACGTTGCGGAGGAATACCAAACGCTCTTTTTAAGTGAAGCTAGTGACATAGAGGCTGAGAATAAAATGCCTGTTTTGTTACCTGTAAACCTAGCCCAGCTTAAAAAGGAACATTTTATTCCGATGCTGGGTCGGCTGGAACAGAAGGTCTCTCTAAATAGTGAACAAAGAATCCAGCTCACCAAGGATTGGCAAGATCTCTCTCTGAAGGATTTACCGCTCAGACTATGGGAGAATAATCAGTTTAGATGCAGCGATGAGAACGCACTGGATGATATCATCGATGAAGTTGTAACGGAGCTTGGTTTGCAATTTGATGATCACTACGTTCCTGCTTCCAAGGTTGTGGCTGAGGTGCTTGTTAAGCTTCATCGTTATTATTTGCGCAAGGATTTCTTGGAATTTAGATTACGGTCACTGATTGAAACTAAGAAGCTGCAGTTCAAGGGAGCACCTGGACAACTGCATCGTTATAGTGTAAAGACAGGCTAG
- a CDS encoding ABC transporter permease: protein MAQFILRKFISMVVTLWLIITITFLLMHSIPGSPFDRDGKEANANVIQNMMSFYHLDEPLYIQYIEYIKSLLTLDLGPSISHYPDSVNSMIERGFPVSFQLGIVAICISILIGILLGTIAALQKNGIIDYIAMIIAVIGVAVPSFVLAPLLIKYIAVELKLLPVATWGTWKHMVLPALALAAGPIATIARLTRANLIEVLTQDYMDTARSKGLPPLVIVVKHALRNAVLPVITLLGVLLANVLTGSFVIEKIFAIPGMGKYFVDGINNRDYSVIMGTTVFYSALLIIMMFLVDILYGLIDPRIKLHKKGA from the coding sequence ATGGCACAATTTATTCTCCGTAAATTTATATCCATGGTCGTCACTTTATGGCTGATTATAACGATTACCTTTCTATTAATGCACTCTATACCGGGTTCACCGTTTGATCGTGACGGTAAGGAGGCAAATGCCAATGTCATTCAGAACATGATGTCCTTCTATCATCTGGATGAGCCTCTCTACATTCAATACATTGAATATATTAAATCTCTTCTAACTCTAGATCTCGGACCTTCCATATCTCATTATCCTGACAGCGTGAACAGTATGATAGAACGCGGATTTCCCGTATCCTTTCAGCTGGGCATAGTCGCTATATGTATCTCCATTCTCATCGGCATCCTTCTCGGAACCATTGCTGCGCTGCAAAAAAACGGCATCATCGATTACATCGCCATGATTATTGCCGTGATTGGAGTGGCTGTACCGAGCTTTGTTCTTGCCCCGCTGCTCATCAAATATATTGCAGTTGAACTGAAGCTGCTGCCGGTAGCCACATGGGGAACGTGGAAGCATATGGTATTGCCTGCGCTGGCACTGGCGGCAGGACCCATTGCAACAATCGCTAGATTAACACGCGCAAACCTCATAGAGGTGCTCACCCAAGATTATATGGATACCGCCAGATCCAAAGGTCTTCCGCCCCTCGTCATCGTCGTGAAGCATGCTCTGCGCAACGCAGTGCTTCCGGTGATTACACTGCTTGGCGTGCTGCTGGCCAATGTGCTGACAGGGAGCTTCGTTATTGAGAAGATTTTTGCCATACCGGGTATGGGAAAATACTTTGTTGATGGCATTAACAATCGGGATTATTCCGTCATTATGGGAACGACCGTATTCTACAGCGCTTTGCTCATCATCATGATGTTCCTGGTTGATATTTTGTACGGCTTGATTGATCCGCGTATCAAACTGCATAAGAAAGGGGCCTAG
- a CDS encoding DUF1835 domain-containing protein — MDHYRLKQFVDWVLQQSDSSIGESGSESEELGRRIKETWRECLEESRIRKLTQDVTPRSNLLNTELTQEVTPQTIYITSNLFTAGKLKFSLSKAGIRQEAIVYSLEDFYAVGPLRHIDQQQYETERYMWMMNHMGYDHYFSNGLHHITAMKPIFESIPDHKRITIWAESNAHDYIFTCLVLHLLRGVQAEVRVLNPAEEYKPLLGRNPLPDVDKKVDHTVLHQLQTKDFSQLIQRTQGNLLSEEDRARYASEWLYISGRSEMLRVLIEGELQFLAEDAYDSLIMEVIHEQYSHIHMVDDKYIYNKEYVSAGLLIEPILERYPELTSAHLISFRFRSLIANKKLEFAGVPNETYQYYLKPPKV; from the coding sequence ATGGATCACTATAGATTAAAGCAATTTGTTGATTGGGTGCTGCAACAAAGCGATTCTTCAATCGGAGAGTCGGGCTCGGAGAGCGAAGAGCTGGGCCGTAGAATTAAGGAGACTTGGCGTGAATGCTTGGAAGAATCTCGAATCCGTAAATTAACTCAAGATGTTACTCCTCGGAGTAACTTATTGAATACGGAATTAACTCAAGAAGTTACTCCTCAGACTATCTATATAACTTCGAATCTATTTACAGCTGGTAAGTTAAAGTTCTCCTTATCGAAGGCAGGGATTCGGCAGGAAGCCATCGTATACAGCTTGGAGGATTTCTATGCGGTTGGACCGTTGCGCCATATTGACCAGCAGCAATATGAAACAGAACGTTACATGTGGATGATGAATCATATGGGCTATGATCATTATTTTAGTAACGGATTACATCATATTACAGCAATGAAGCCAATATTTGAGAGCATTCCGGATCATAAACGGATTACAATATGGGCAGAGAGCAATGCGCATGACTATATATTTACATGTTTAGTACTGCATTTGCTTCGCGGAGTACAGGCAGAGGTTCGGGTCTTAAATCCTGCAGAAGAGTATAAGCCTTTACTTGGGAGAAATCCTTTGCCAGATGTCGATAAAAAAGTGGACCACACGGTCTTACATCAGCTCCAAACGAAAGATTTCTCTCAGCTCATACAGAGAACTCAGGGGAATTTGTTATCAGAAGAGGATAGAGCACGATATGCGAGTGAATGGCTGTATATTTCAGGCCGCAGTGAAATGCTGCGCGTATTAATAGAAGGTGAACTCCAGTTTTTGGCGGAAGATGCCTACGATTCTTTAATCATGGAAGTCATTCACGAACAATATAGCCATATTCATATGGTGGATGATAAATATATTTATAACAAGGAATATGTGTCAGCAGGACTATTGATTGAACCTATACTCGAGCGTTATCCTGAATTAACGAGTGCTCATCTGATATCATTTCGGTTTCGATCGTTAATTGCGAATAAGAAGCTTGAATTTGCTGGTGTTCCTAATGAGACTTACCAGTATTATCTGAAGCCTCCTAAGGTATAA
- a CDS encoding peptide ABC transporter substrate-binding protein yields the protein MKKHRSMLLLYCIVILCLVLAACGGEGSGADGDAADVNSKILLVNNGKEPTSLDPPVGFDQVSNDVLNNFMEGLTRLQEDHTPGPGVASEWTVTEDEKQYTFTLREDAKWSNGDPVTASDFEFAFKRILDPNLGAASATLAYVIDGAEAYNSGEGTADDVQVTAVDEHTLEIKLNKPAPWFLGMMSNPAFFPVHKATVEGNAQWAAEASSILSNGPFKLTEWKHDAEIQMVKNDQYWDADNVHLDGITMKMVDDSTTAYQLYESGELHITGTLPPDVIQSLIDEGKATIEDSAGTYFYRFNTTMEPFTNAKIRKAFTLAVDRQQIVDLVIKQKHKPATGLVSYGLLEGESGGDFREQGGELVKFDIEEAKRLLTEGMEEEGYDTLPSVTLSYNTNDLHQKIAETMQAMIKTNLGIDITLASKESKVLTDEQKSLQFQMSRSSWLPDFADPINFLDIFVSGSPNNRTGWSNSEYDQLIAAAYSEPDVEKRFTYLHEAESILMEEMPIMPMYFYNSVYLQKDHLTGVLRHAYGYIDYKYAELQ from the coding sequence ATGAAGAAACATCGGTCCATGCTGTTGCTCTACTGTATTGTGATTCTGTGTCTTGTGCTGGCGGCTTGTGGAGGAGAGGGTAGTGGAGCAGACGGAGACGCTGCTGATGTGAACAGTAAGATCCTGCTCGTCAATAACGGCAAGGAGCCGACGTCTCTTGATCCGCCTGTTGGCTTTGACCAGGTATCGAATGATGTGCTGAACAATTTCATGGAAGGGTTGACCCGTCTTCAGGAAGACCATACGCCAGGTCCAGGAGTAGCCAGTGAGTGGACGGTTACAGAAGATGAGAAGCAGTATACGTTCACTTTGCGGGAGGATGCCAAGTGGTCTAACGGTGATCCGGTTACAGCCTCAGATTTTGAATTCGCATTTAAACGGATACTGGATCCGAACCTTGGCGCTGCATCTGCAACGCTTGCCTATGTTATTGATGGAGCCGAAGCGTATAACTCGGGAGAAGGAACTGCAGATGATGTACAGGTTACAGCAGTAGATGAGCATACCCTCGAAATAAAGCTGAACAAGCCCGCTCCCTGGTTTCTCGGTATGATGTCGAACCCTGCGTTCTTCCCCGTACATAAGGCAACCGTCGAAGGAAATGCGCAGTGGGCGGCAGAGGCTTCTTCCATTCTAAGCAACGGACCGTTCAAATTAACGGAATGGAAGCATGATGCCGAGATTCAAATGGTGAAAAATGATCAGTATTGGGATGCTGACAATGTACATTTGGATGGCATCACGATGAAGATGGTGGATGATTCCACGACAGCTTATCAACTGTATGAGAGTGGAGAACTGCACATTACAGGAACCCTGCCGCCGGATGTAATTCAATCTCTGATCGACGAAGGTAAAGCAACGATTGAAGATTCAGCCGGAACATACTTCTATCGTTTTAATACCACGATGGAGCCCTTCACAAATGCGAAGATCCGCAAAGCCTTCACCTTGGCTGTAGACAGACAGCAAATTGTAGATCTTGTGATCAAGCAGAAGCATAAGCCGGCAACCGGGCTGGTCTCCTATGGCCTGCTCGAAGGTGAGAGCGGAGGGGACTTCCGTGAACAGGGCGGCGAGCTGGTAAAGTTTGATATTGAAGAAGCGAAGCGGCTTCTAACCGAAGGGATGGAGGAAGAAGGGTATGATACTCTCCCTTCCGTTACTTTATCCTATAACACAAATGACCTTCATCAGAAGATTGCGGAAACAATGCAGGCCATGATCAAAACAAATCTTGGCATCGATATCACACTGGCGAGCAAGGAGAGCAAGGTGCTGACCGATGAGCAGAAGAGCCTGCAGTTCCAAATGTCAAGAAGCTCCTGGCTCCCTGACTTTGCAGACCCGATTAACTTCCTCGACATCTTCGTATCCGGCAGTCCTAATAACCGGACAGGCTGGAGCAATAGTGAGTATGACCAGCTGATAGCAGCTGCTTACAGCGAGCCGGATGTGGAGAAACGATTTACGTATTTGCATGAGGCCGAGAGCATACTTATGGAAGAGATGCCGATCATGCCGATGTATTTCTATAATTCCGTGTACTTGCAGAAGGATCATTTAACTGGGGTGCTGCGGCATGCATACGGATATATTGATTACAAGTACGCAGAGTTACAATAA
- a CDS encoding dipeptide epimerase — protein sequence MQIQNIEVMRKYTPLIKPFKTALRTVTQSESILVRMTASDGRIGWGEAPATVVITGDSLDSIESAVLHTLGPAIQGRSLLAYEQLLQTIHTVMVGSSSAKAAVDMAIYDLLAQYSGMPLYQFLGGYRDRIETDFTVSVGTMAEMADDAERCVAEGFNVLKIKVGKDPIEEDIARIQEIRNRVGNQVGIRLDANQGWQVKEAIRCIRKLEDLNLNIELVEQPVRASDLTGLKTVTDAVDTLIMADESVFTPSQALEVLQHRAADLINIKLMKAGGIYKAQMINQLAEEYGVECMVGSMIESKVAVTAAAHFAASKKNITRFDFDAPLMMDCRDINGGVVYDGRVIRFTDAAGLGIHDVHIQEGMGVTG from the coding sequence GTGCAAATTCAGAATATTGAGGTTATGCGCAAATATACGCCATTAATCAAGCCTTTTAAAACTGCGTTACGAACCGTTACACAAAGCGAATCGATATTGGTTCGAATGACAGCCAGTGATGGACGAATTGGATGGGGTGAAGCGCCGGCTACCGTTGTAATTACAGGAGACAGTCTTGACAGTATTGAGTCAGCAGTGCTTCACACCTTAGGTCCTGCTATTCAGGGAAGAAGCCTGCTCGCTTACGAGCAGCTACTACAGACAATACATACGGTCATGGTGGGTTCCAGCAGTGCAAAGGCGGCAGTGGATATGGCGATTTACGATTTGCTCGCACAGTACAGTGGTATGCCTCTATATCAATTCCTTGGTGGATATCGGGACCGGATCGAGACGGATTTTACAGTAAGTGTGGGAACGATGGCAGAAATGGCAGATGATGCGGAGCGCTGTGTAGCTGAGGGCTTCAATGTGCTGAAGATTAAAGTGGGGAAAGACCCGATCGAAGAGGACATTGCCAGAATTCAAGAAATTCGCAACCGTGTCGGTAACCAGGTAGGAATCAGGCTGGATGCCAATCAGGGCTGGCAGGTCAAGGAAGCGATCCGCTGTATTCGTAAGCTGGAGGATCTGAACCTGAATATAGAGTTGGTAGAACAGCCCGTGAGAGCGAGTGATCTGACAGGGCTCAAGACCGTAACAGACGCTGTGGATACACTCATTATGGCTGATGAAAGTGTATTCACTCCAAGCCAGGCACTTGAAGTGCTGCAGCACCGTGCTGCGGATTTGATCAATATTAAGCTGATGAAAGCCGGGGGGATCTATAAGGCCCAAATGATTAATCAGCTTGCCGAAGAATACGGTGTAGAGTGTATGGTGGGAAGTATGATTGAATCCAAAGTTGCGGTAACCGCAGCCGCCCATTTTGCAGCCAGCAAGAAAAACATAACAAGGTTTGATTTTGACGCGCCGCTAATGATGGATTGCAGAGATATAAACGGTGGTGTAGTTTATGACGGCAGGGTTATCCGTTTTACGGATGCAGCTGGACTCGGAATTCATGATGTACACATTCAAGAAGGGATGGGGGTAACCGGATGA
- a CDS encoding S66 peptidase family protein: MNVELKTIYPEPLRMGDTVGIMAPASPGDSTRITKAADHLLRLGLQVQFGKTVYNENDYGYLAGTDEDRARELNDMFANPKIKAIVCARGGYGTARMSDLLDYELIRRHPKFFWGYSDVTFLHNAIFQRTGLITFHGPMLTCLAADFVDPLTLKGFDLLFGKDIPPYTEAISPLEVLWPGTAEGVIVGGNLSLLVTTLGTPYEINTTGRLLLIEDIGEEPYRIDRMLNQLLQAGKLTEAAGIIVGDFHHCDPVKRELSLSLEEVIQHYIAKAGRPAMAGFRIGHCSPNIAIPLGLPAQLDTSRKLLQFG; this comes from the coding sequence ATGAACGTAGAGCTCAAGACGATATATCCTGAACCATTACGTATGGGAGACACGGTCGGAATAATGGCTCCGGCAAGTCCGGGGGACAGTACCCGCATAACCAAGGCAGCTGATCATCTGCTTCGACTTGGTTTACAGGTTCAATTTGGCAAGACAGTATACAATGAGAATGATTACGGATATTTGGCCGGAACGGATGAAGACAGAGCTCGTGAGCTGAATGACATGTTCGCCAATCCGAAAATTAAGGCCATCGTATGCGCGAGAGGCGGATATGGAACGGCTAGAATGTCGGATCTGCTGGATTATGAGCTCATTCGGCGTCATCCAAAGTTTTTCTGGGGCTATAGTGATGTTACATTCCTGCATAACGCGATATTTCAGCGTACGGGTTTGATTACATTTCATGGACCTATGCTGACCTGCCTGGCCGCTGATTTTGTTGATCCACTTACTCTCAAAGGCTTTGATCTGTTGTTTGGTAAAGATATACCGCCCTATACAGAGGCAATTTCTCCGCTTGAGGTCCTCTGGCCCGGAACGGCAGAAGGGGTTATCGTCGGCGGCAATCTCTCACTGCTTGTGACGACACTCGGCACTCCTTATGAGATAAACACAACAGGCAGGCTTCTCTTGATTGAGGATATTGGCGAAGAGCCATATCGCATAGACCGCATGCTGAATCAGCTTCTTCAAGCAGGCAAGCTGACGGAAGCAGCGGGTATCATCGTTGGTGATTTTCATCATTGTGATCCAGTTAAGCGAGAATTGTCCCTATCACTGGAAGAGGTAATACAGCATTATATTGCGAAGGCGGGCAGACCCGCTATGGCTGGGTTTCGGATCGGTCACTGTTCCCCGAATATCGCCATTCCATTAGGGCTTCCTGCACAGCTGGATACAAGTCGCAAGCTGCTCCAATTCGGGTAG
- a CDS encoding C40 family peptidase, with amino-acid sequence MKPSEYRPGLKKMVVSVPVATVWTTPESPRAMDMNVLQNKADMRAWLSSLTPDERLDLCTSNRTQTQVLYAEEVVVIEVRNGWANIRIPNQATRKDPLGYPGWVPYIQLTEWSRDIARDSGVRLNAQVQINSYAQKSAQGQMNTVVEVNAPVQNQEKDNTHVHDHVQDRGTDYIHAQTHENRLVQVYAKFAKMALLLEDAEAPYLELSYLTKLPLIEVRDTEVYVHSPHGVGVLSMKDVTFLDHHAGTGLDIGSRIAAEANRFLNLAYLWGGLSSYGYDCSGFAYSMYASQGITIPRDASDQALAGTEAVSNRLRPGDLLFFAYEEGKGRIHHVGIYIGDGKMIHSPDSKSCIEVVELTSYKLIKEHCASRRYDASLNHFIQ; translated from the coding sequence ATGAAACCTTCTGAATACAGACCCGGACTGAAAAAAATGGTAGTGAGTGTCCCGGTTGCAACGGTATGGACTACACCGGAGTCTCCGCGGGCAATGGATATGAACGTGCTGCAAAATAAAGCGGATATGAGAGCTTGGCTCAGCAGTCTGACTCCGGATGAACGGCTGGACTTGTGCACATCAAATCGCACCCAAACCCAGGTTCTATATGCCGAGGAAGTTGTAGTCATAGAGGTGAGGAATGGATGGGCGAACATCCGCATACCTAACCAAGCCACAAGGAAGGATCCGCTCGGATATCCGGGCTGGGTTCCTTATATTCAGCTTACGGAATGGAGCCGTGACATTGCACGTGACAGCGGAGTACGATTAAATGCACAGGTGCAAATCAATTCATATGCGCAGAAGAGCGCTCAGGGGCAAATGAATACGGTGGTGGAAGTTAATGCTCCTGTGCAGAATCAAGAGAAAGATAATACTCACGTGCATGATCATGTTCAAGATAGAGGTACTGATTATATTCATGCTCAGACTCATGAAAATAGGCTGGTACAAGTTTATGCTAAATTTGCCAAGATGGCGCTATTGTTAGAAGATGCAGAAGCTCCGTATTTGGAACTCAGCTATTTAACAAAGCTTCCATTAATAGAAGTGAGAGATACAGAGGTCTATGTTCATTCTCCTCATGGAGTGGGAGTACTCAGCATGAAGGATGTTACCTTCTTAGATCATCATGCCGGAACAGGCTTAGACATAGGAAGCCGCATTGCAGCAGAAGCAAACAGATTTCTGAATTTGGCATATTTGTGGGGAGGATTGTCCTCATATGGCTATGATTGTTCGGGTTTTGCATATAGTATGTATGCATCTCAAGGAATTACCATTCCACGGGATGCTTCAGATCAGGCTCTAGCAGGAACAGAAGCAGTGAGTAATCGGCTGCGTCCGGGAGACCTGCTTTTTTTTGCATATGAAGAAGGAAAAGGACGCATTCATCACGTAGGTATATATATAGGGGACGGCAAAATGATACATTCACCTGATTCGAAGAGCTGTATTGAGGTGGTCGAATTAACAAGTTATAAATTGATTAAGGAGCATTGCGCTTCAAGAAGATATGATGCTTCACTTAACCATTTTATACAATAG
- a CDS encoding M55 family metallopeptidase: protein MKLYISMDMEGVTGLVDDTFVDSAKRNYNRGQRIMTAEANHVIETAFGEGIHEVVVNDSHSKMNNLIIEELYPRAQLISGDVKPYSMMQGLDSSYGGAVFLGYHSRAARPGVMSHSMIFGIRNMYINDVAVGELGFNAYVAGHHGVPLLLVAGDDETAAEAEELIPHVTTAIVKRQISRTSALCLTPAQSGELLREKTIQAIANKERVQPLTPPEKPLLTLEFANYGQAEWAHLMPKTRMERYSPVVSYQADDILEAYQAMLVMTELAMRTAFC, encoded by the coding sequence ATGAAACTGTACATTTCAATGGATATGGAAGGCGTCACGGGTCTTGTGGATGATACGTTTGTCGATTCGGCGAAGCGGAATTACAACCGGGGACAGCGGATCATGACGGCTGAGGCCAATCACGTGATCGAAACGGCTTTTGGTGAAGGCATCCATGAAGTTGTGGTTAATGACAGCCATTCCAAAATGAATAATTTGATCATCGAGGAGCTGTATCCGAGAGCTCAGTTAATATCAGGAGATGTGAAGCCCTACTCCATGATGCAGGGTCTCGATTCCAGCTATGGAGGTGCAGTTTTTCTAGGCTATCATTCTCGAGCGGCACGACCGGGAGTGATGAGCCACTCAATGATCTTCGGTATTCGCAATATGTACATTAATGATGTGGCCGTAGGAGAGCTTGGCTTCAACGCTTATGTCGCGGGACATCATGGGGTTCCCCTTCTGCTTGTGGCAGGAGATGATGAGACTGCTGCGGAGGCGGAGGAGCTGATACCACACGTCACAACCGCTATTGTGAAGAGACAAATCTCACGCACGTCAGCCCTGTGCTTGACCCCCGCCCAGAGCGGTGAGCTCCTGCGGGAGAAGACGATTCAGGCCATAGCGAACAAAGAGCGGGTTCAACCGCTGACTCCTCCAGAGAAGCCGCTTCTGACACTAGAGTTCGCTAATTACGGTCAGGCAGAGTGGGCCCATCTCATGCCCAAAACCCGGATGGAGCGCTATTCCCCGGTGGTATCCTATCAGGCAGATGATATCCTCGAAGCCTACCAAGCCATGCTTGTGATGACTGAGCTTGCAATGAGAACCGCATTTTGCTGA
- a CDS encoding ABC transporter ATP-binding protein: MMATRNEGAAPLLEVNNLHVSFATYGGSVQAVRGVDLALYKGETLAIVGESGSGKSVTARSIMRLLPKQTATINKGSIKYKNIELVSMSEKQIRKLRGSEITMIFQDAMTALNPTISIGEQLMEGIRHHQKLSRAEAKKRAMDMLQLIGIKDPEARMKQYLHEFSGGMRQRVMIAIAAIGNPSILIADEPTTALDVTIQAQILDLFKMLQAETGVSIIMITHDLGVVANLAQRVCVMYAGKIVESGTVRQIFYDPKHPYTQGLLASMPRVDGDRSKPLISIPGTPPDLFSPPIGCPYSARCPYVMEVCGSYDPPSVSMDGAPEHTAACWLLDERSKGVFPKKSVPTPKVLEPAIRSSIS, from the coding sequence ATGATGGCAACGAGGAATGAAGGGGCAGCTCCGCTGCTCGAGGTGAATAACCTGCATGTTTCGTTTGCTACGTATGGCGGGAGTGTACAGGCCGTGCGTGGTGTCGACTTAGCCCTCTATAAAGGAGAAACGCTGGCGATTGTTGGGGAGTCGGGAAGCGGTAAGAGTGTGACGGCAAGAAGCATCATGCGTCTCTTACCCAAGCAAACGGCGACGATTAACAAGGGCAGCATTAAGTATAAAAATATAGAGCTCGTCAGCATGAGCGAGAAACAGATACGAAAGCTTCGCGGAAGCGAGATAACCATGATATTTCAGGATGCGATGACAGCACTTAATCCCACCATCTCGATTGGCGAGCAGCTGATGGAAGGAATCAGGCATCATCAGAAGCTGTCCAGAGCAGAGGCGAAGAAACGCGCTATGGATATGTTACAGCTCATCGGGATTAAAGATCCGGAGGCCCGTATGAAGCAGTATCTGCATGAGTTCAGCGGCGGGATGAGACAGCGGGTCATGATTGCGATCGCTGCCATAGGGAATCCTTCCATCCTTATTGCGGATGAGCCGACAACAGCACTCGATGTAACGATCCAGGCACAAATATTGGATTTGTTTAAAATGCTGCAGGCAGAAACCGGTGTATCCATCATTATGATTACTCATGATCTGGGGGTCGTCGCTAATCTGGCTCAACGTGTTTGTGTCATGTATGCAGGTAAGATCGTGGAATCCGGTACGGTAAGGCAAATCTTCTATGATCCAAAGCATCCGTACACACAAGGACTGCTTGCATCCATGCCCCGTGTAGACGGTGATCGCAGCAAGCCGCTTATTTCCATCCCTGGAACACCGCCGGATTTATTTTCACCACCTATAGGCTGTCCATACTCAGCCCGTTGTCCATATGTTATGGAAGTGTGCGGTTCATATGATCCGCCGTCAGTCAGCATGGACGGAGCGCCTGAACATACAGCCGCCTGCTGGCTGCTCGACGAACGCTCCAAGGGTGTGTTTCCGAAGAAATCTGTACCCACACCAAAAGTGCTTGAACCGGCGATTCGTTCTTCTATTAGTTGA
- a CDS encoding ABC transporter permease: MQASDVPDHLFVPMKREAGEAEAIVRPRIPAWKRAWILLYKNKLAFAGLIVIILLGILAVFGPFIAEHGYAEQNLVNANQQPSAVHWFGTDDLGRDVFARIIYGAQISLGVGVIAAVIDFAIGVIYGGIAGYFGGRIDNVMMRFVDILYGIPYLLIVILLMVAMGPGLLTIIVALTATGWIGMARIVRGQVLQLKSSEYTLAARALGAGSWNIIRRHLLPNAFGVIIVQVTFSVPSAIFSEAFLSFLGLGIQAPLASWGTMANDGMSTILSGYWWRLLFPSLFISLTMLAFNLLGDGLHQIFDPKQRR, from the coding sequence ATGCAAGCATCCGACGTACCTGATCATCTATTTGTACCCATGAAACGTGAAGCTGGAGAGGCTGAGGCGATCGTTAGACCCCGAATTCCTGCATGGAAAAGGGCATGGATACTGCTGTACAAGAACAAGCTTGCGTTTGCAGGACTTATTGTCATTATTTTGCTGGGGATACTCGCTGTCTTCGGTCCCTTCATAGCTGAACACGGCTATGCAGAGCAGAACTTAGTGAACGCCAATCAGCAGCCTTCTGCGGTCCATTGGTTTGGGACGGATGATCTCGGACGTGACGTATTTGCCCGTATTATATACGGGGCGCAGATTTCGCTCGGCGTAGGCGTGATCGCGGCTGTTATTGATTTTGCGATCGGGGTCATATACGGCGGAATTGCCGGTTACTTTGGAGGAAGAATCGATAATGTCATGATGCGGTTTGTTGATATTTTGTACGGAATTCCCTATTTACTCATCGTTATTCTGCTCATGGTTGCCATGGGTCCCGGCCTTCTAACAATCATCGTGGCACTAACTGCGACAGGATGGATTGGGATGGCACGCATCGTGCGTGGACAGGTGCTGCAGTTGAAATCCTCTGAATATACGCTTGCTGCCAGAGCACTCGGAGCAGGATCATGGAACATTATTCGAAGACATTTGCTGCCTAATGCATTCGGCGTCATTATTGTGCAGGTTACATTCTCGGTTCCGTCGGCCATATTCTCAGAAGCGTTCCTCAGCTTTCTCGGTCTTGGTATACAGGCGCCGCTTGCAAGCTGGGGCACGATGGCCAATGACGGGATGTCTACGATTTTGTCCGGATATTGGTGGCGCTTGCTCTTCCCTTCCTTATTTATCTCTTTGACGATGCTGGCATTTAATTTGCTGGGTGACGGTCTACATCAGATATTTGATCCGAAACAGAGGAGGTAA